A window of Streptomyces broussonetiae genomic DNA:
GAACCAGGAGGTGGCGGACATGCACGAGCTGTCCCTCGCCGCAGCCGTCGTCGACGAGGTGAGCCCGCTGGTCGGTACGGACGTCGTACGCTCGGTGACCCTGCGGATCGGTGAACTCGCCGCGGTCGTCCCCGAGGCCCTGGAATTCGCCTTCGCGGTGGCCGCCGAAGGCACCGCGCTGGCGGACGCCGAGCTGCTGATCGACACTGTTGAAGGACGAGCCCGCTGCGACGGCTGCGGCCGTGAGGGCCCCACCGGGATGCCCCCGGTGCTCTGGTGCGAGGTATGCGCCCGGCCGCTCGTCCTGCTCTCCGGCCGCGAACTGGAGATCGTCCGGCTGGTCACGGATCCCGCCCCCGGACCGGCCCCCGCCGCCCCTGCCGCCTCGGACAAGGAGCACTCCCCCACCCGGAGGTAGTCCATGTGCCGCTCGGTCGACCTGCACAGGGCCGTACTGGCGAGGAACGACGACAACGCCACCGCGCTCCGCCGCTACCTCGACCGGCACGGCACGACCGCCGTCAACCTGATGTCCAGTCCGGGCAGTGGCAAGACCGAACTGCTGGAGGTCCTGCTCACACGCGCCCGTGAGCAGGGCGCACGGGTCGCGGCCGTCACCGCCGACCTCGCCACCGAGAACGACGCCCGGCGGCTGGCCCGCTCCCGTGCCCCCGTCCAGCAGATCCTCACCGACGGCCTGTGCCATCTGGAGGCGGGGATGCTGCAGGCCCGGCTGGAGCCCTGGCTGCCCGAGGGCACCCGGCTGCTGTTCGTGGAGAACGTCGGCAACCTGGTCTGCCCCGCCTCCTACGACCTCGGGGAAACCCTGCGGATCGTGCTGGTCTCGGTCACCGAGGGCGAGGACAAGCCCCTGAAGTATCCGGCCGCGTTCGGCCTTGCGCAGGCCGTCGTGGTCACCAAGACCGACCTCGCCGAAGCCGTCGGCTTCGACAGGTCCGGGTTCCGTGCCGGCCTCCGGCAGGTCAACCCGCACGTCCCCGTCTTCGAGACGTCCGCCCGTACCGGCGCGGGCGTCGACGACCTGCTCGCCCATGTCATGGCCTGTGCCGACGGCCGGGCTCCGCACACGCCCGTCCTGGCGCGGCAGCACGCGCACCACCTGCACCACCATCCGGCTGCGACAAGCACCACGCCCGTACCGGGAACGCCGCCATGACCACGGCACGCGCACGTCGGCACGTCACCGTGCGGGGCGTCGTCCAAGGCGTCGGCTTCCGCCCGTTCGTCCACGCGCTCGCGGCCGAGCACGGGCTCAGCGGCTGGGTCGCCAATGACGCGCGCGGTGTGGATACCGAGGTCGAAGGGCCGGTGGCCGCCGTGAGGGCGTTCTGCGAGGAGATCGGCACCCGCGCACCGCCGCTCGCCGTCGTCGAGTCCGTGGAGCATCGCGCCGTTCCCCTCGGCCACGACACCGGCTTCACCATCCGCCCCTCCGGCGGCGGTCCCGGGCGCACCCTGGTCTCTGCGGACACCGCCACCTGCGACGCCTGCCTGTCCGAACTGGCCGACCCCGCCGACCGCCGCCACCGGCACCCGTTCATCACCTGCACCCATTGCGGTCCCCGCTTCACGATCATCACCGGGCTGCCCTACGACCGGGGCACCACGACCATGGCCGGCTTTCCGCTCTGCCCGGACTGTGCCCGCGAGTACGCCGACCCCGCCGACCGGCGCTTCCACGCCCAGCCGATCGCCTGCCCGCGCTGCGGCCCCCGGCTCGCGCTGCTGCATGCGCCCGGCGCCGCCCACACCCTGCCCGGCGCCCTGGACGCGCCCGGTGTCGCACGGGATGCCGAGGCGCTCGCCGAGGCGCGCCGGATGCTGGCGGACGGAGCCGTCGTCGCGGTCAAGGGCATCGGCGGATACCACCTGGCCTGCGACGCATCCGACCGGTTGGCCGTACGCACTCTGCGCAAACGCAAGAACCGCGGCTCCAAGCCGTTCGCCGTCCTGGCCGACGGCATGGCGACGGTGGAGCGCGTCGCCCAGGTCGGGGAGGCCGAGCGCGCCCTGCTGCTCGGTCCGCGCAAGCCGATCGTCCTGCTGCGCCGCCGCGCGCCGGCACCGCAGGAGGTGACGGCCGAGGTCGCCCCGGGCAGTCCCGATCTCGGTGTGATGCTGCCGTACTCCCCGCTGCACCGGCTGCTGCTGGGGCTGCCCGGCGACCCGCCCGGCCCCAGTGTGCTCGTGCTGACCAGCGGCAACCGGGCCGGCGAGCCGATCGCCACCGATGACGCGGACGCGCTGCGGCGGCTGGACGGCCTGGCCGACGCCTGGCTGCTGCACGACCGGCCCATCCACGTGCCCTGCGACGACTCCGTGGTCCGCATCTGCGACGGCACGGAACTTCCCGTCCGCCGTTCCCGCGGCTATGCGCCCTTCCCCGTCGCCCTGCCCGCACCGGTCGTTCCCGCGCTCGCCGTCGGCGGCGACCTGAAGAACACCTTCTGTGTCGGCGACGACCGGTACGCCTGGCTGTCCGCGCACGTCGGCGACATGGACGACCTGGCCACCCTGACCGCGTTCGAGCGGGCCACGGCCCACCTGGCGGACCTCACCTGCGTCGCCCCCCGGCTGCTGGTGGCCGACCTGCACCCCGGCTACCGGTCCTCGCAGTGGGCCGTACGCGCGGGACGGGAGCGCGGGCTGCCGGTCGCCCGCGTGCAGCACCATCACGCACACATCGCCTCCGCCATGGCCGAACACGGCCTCGACGGCACCGCACCGGTGATCGGCGTGGCCTTCGACGGCACCGGCTACGGCGACGACGGCACCGTCTGGGGCGGTGAGGTACTGCTCGCCGACTACGCCGGATACCGGCGCCTCGCCCACCTGGGACGCGTGCCGCTGCCCGGCGGTGACGCGGCCGTACGCAACCCCTACCGGATGGCGTTGGCCCACCTGTGGGCCGCAGGCCTGCCG
This region includes:
- the hypB gene encoding hydrogenase nickel incorporation protein HypB, with protein sequence MCRSVDLHRAVLARNDDNATALRRYLDRHGTTAVNLMSSPGSGKTELLEVLLTRAREQGARVAAVTADLATENDARRLARSRAPVQQILTDGLCHLEAGMLQARLEPWLPEGTRLLFVENVGNLVCPASYDLGETLRIVLVSVTEGEDKPLKYPAAFGLAQAVVVTKTDLAEAVGFDRSGFRAGLRQVNPHVPVFETSARTGAGVDDLLAHVMACADGRAPHTPVLARQHAHHLHHHPAATSTTPVPGTPP
- a CDS encoding hydrogenase maturation nickel metallochaperone HypA/HybF — protein: MHELSLAAAVVDEVSPLVGTDVVRSVTLRIGELAAVVPEALEFAFAVAAEGTALADAELLIDTVEGRARCDGCGREGPTGMPPVLWCEVCARPLVLLSGRELEIVRLVTDPAPGPAPAAPAASDKEHSPTRR
- the hypF gene encoding carbamoyltransferase HypF — protein: MTTARARRHVTVRGVVQGVGFRPFVHALAAEHGLSGWVANDARGVDTEVEGPVAAVRAFCEEIGTRAPPLAVVESVEHRAVPLGHDTGFTIRPSGGGPGRTLVSADTATCDACLSELADPADRRHRHPFITCTHCGPRFTIITGLPYDRGTTTMAGFPLCPDCAREYADPADRRFHAQPIACPRCGPRLALLHAPGAAHTLPGALDAPGVARDAEALAEARRMLADGAVVAVKGIGGYHLACDASDRLAVRTLRKRKNRGSKPFAVLADGMATVERVAQVGEAERALLLGPRKPIVLLRRRAPAPQEVTAEVAPGSPDLGVMLPYSPLHRLLLGLPGDPPGPSVLVLTSGNRAGEPIATDDADALRRLDGLADAWLLHDRPIHVPCDDSVVRICDGTELPVRRSRGYAPFPVALPAPVVPALAVGGDLKNTFCVGDDRYAWLSAHVGDMDDLATLTAFERATAHLADLTCVAPRLLVADLHPGYRSSQWAVRAGRERGLPVARVQHHHAHIASAMAEHGLDGTAPVIGVAFDGTGYGDDGTVWGGEVLLADYAGYRRLAHLGRVPLPGGDAAVRNPYRMALAHLWAAGLPWTSALPSVTVTTRGERALLERQLARDLNCVPTSSMGRLFDAVSSLTGVCHRVAYEAQAAMELECAALAEPDDGTDDRAYRFALHPESEEPGAALVADAAPVLAAVVVEVLAGITVGRIARRFHEAVVALVLDVCRAARQRTGIDTVALSGGVFCNTLLTSGCRTALERDGFAVLAHHKVPPNDGGLALGQLIVAARTGT